From the Huiozyma naganishii CBS 8797 chromosome 2, complete genome genome, one window contains:
- the PDR5 gene encoding ATP-binding cassette multidrug transporter PDR5 (similar to Saccharomyces cerevisiae PDR5 (YOR153W) and PDR15 (YDR406W); ancestral locus Anc_5.500), translating to MSTLESKEKGVIDEYGPSVDSDSKNTSTSSLHPYEGITHGVEDQVRDLARSLTNQSLQETHSNASVPDNRSLFSSADGLNPVFSNVETPEYDERLDPNSENFSSVAWVKNMTKLANNDPDYYKPYSLGCVWKNLIASGQSSDIEYQSTVLNLPLKTAQEVYRTLRPPPESELFQILKPMSGYLDPGELLVVLGRPGSGCTTLLKSISCNTHGFNISKDSVISYNGLSPKEIKKHYKGEVVYNAEADIHLPHLTVFETLYTVARLKTPQNRVKGVDRDSWARHVTDVSMATYGLSHTRNTKVGNDLVRGVSGGERKRVSIAEVTICGSKFQCWDNATRGLDSATALEFIRALKTQATILNAAATVAIYQCSQDSYELFDKVCVLDEGYQIFYGRGDKAKEFFQRMGYVCPSRQTTADFLTSVTSPAERIVNQEYIEKGIDVPQTPKAMYEYWLNSPEHKQLEDEIDQKLSGSDDSAREVMKEAHIAKQSKRARPGSPYTVSYGLQVKYLLTRNFWRIRNSSGVSLFMILGNSSMALILGSMFYKVMKKGGTGSFYFRGAAMFFALLFNAFSCLLEIFSLFEARPITEKHNTYSLYHPSADAVASILSEIPTKMIIAVCFNIIFYFLVDFRRNGGVFFFYLLINVVAVFAMSHLFRFVGSITKTLSEAMVPASILLLGMAMFSGFALPKTKMLGWSKWIWYINPLSYLFESLMINEFHDVRYPCSQYIPAGPAYVNATGTDRICASRGAIPGNDYILGDDFINISYDYWHSHKWRGFGIGMAYAIFFLMAYMFVCEFNEGAKQKGEILVFPSAIVKKMKKEGQLKKRTDPNDLEAASDSSVTDQKMLRDSESSSENDSEGGVGLSRSEAIFHWRDLCYDVQIKDETRRILNNVDGWVKPGTLTALMGSSGAGKTTLLDCLAERVTMGVITGDIFVDGLPRNESFPRSIGYCQQQDLHLKTSTVRESLRFSAYLRQPKEVSVEEKNAYVEEIIKILEMEKYADAIVGVAGEGLNVEQRKRLTIGVELAAKPKLLVFLDEPTSGLDSQTAWAICQLMKKLCKHGQAILCTIHQPSAILMQEFDRLLFMQKGGKTVYFGELGEGCQTMIDYFESHGAHECPADANPAEWMLEIVGAAPGSHANQDYYEVWRNSEEYKAVHAELDRLERDLPSKSSNNEAVGSEFATGIFYQTKLVSVRLFYQYWRSPEYLWSKFFLTIFDELFIGFTFFKAGTSLQGLQNQMLSIFMFCVIFNPLLQQYLPLFVQQRDLYEARERPSRTFSWISFMSAQIIVELPWNILAGTLAFLIYYYPVGFYSNASLANQLHERGALFWLLSCAFYVYVGSTALIAVSFNEIAENAANLASLCFTMALSFCGVMATPDAMPRFWIFMYRVSPLTYLIDALLSVGVANVPIKCDKEELLQFTPANGMTCGEYVAPYLELAKTGYLISEDATDKCEFCQFSSTNDFLKTVSSSYSLRWRNFGIFICFIAFNYIGALVFYYWARVPKKSKMKKEKDSK from the coding sequence ATGTCGACCCTTGAAAGCAAAGAGAAAGGTGTCATCGATGAGTATGGACCCTCGGTGGATTCAGACTCCAAAAATACATCGACGTCATCCTTACACCCATACGAGGGTATTACACACGGTGTAGAGGACCAAGTCAGAGATTTGGCAAGAAGCCTCACAAACCAAAGTTTGCAAGAAACTCACAGTAATGCGAGTGTCCCGGATAACAGGTCGCTGTTCTCCAGTGCAGATGGGTTGAACCCGGTATTCTCCAATGTCGAAACACCAGAGTACGATGAGAGGCTAGATCCAAACTCGGAAAACTTCTCCAGTGTCGCTTGGGTCAAGAATATGACAAAACTGGCCAATAACGACCCAGATTACTACAAACCGTACTCGTTGGGGTGTGTTTGGAAGAATCTGATCGCATCCGGGCAGTCCTCAGATATAGAGTACCAATCCACGGTGCTCAATTTACCCTTGAAGACAGCCCAAGAGGTTTACAGAACTTTGAGACCCCCACCAGAATCGGAGTTGTTCCAGATCTTGAAACCAATGAGCGGGTACTTGGACCCAGGTGAGTTGCTTGTCGTGTTGGGGAGACCAGGGTCCGGTTGCACAACTCTGTTGAAGTCGATCTCTTGTAATACACACGGGTTTAATATAAGTAAAGATTCCGTCATCTCGTACAATGGTCTGAGCCCGAAGGAGATAAAGAAGCACTACAAAGGTGAAGTCGTATACAACGCGGAAGCTGATATCCACTTACCACATTTAACCGTGTTCGAAACGCTATACACGGTCGCTAGACTGAAGACGCCGCAGAACAGAGTCAAGGGTGTCGACAGAGACTCTTGGGCAAGACACGTCACCGATGTCAGCATGGCCACTTACGGGTTGTCCCACACGAGAAACACAAAAGTCGGTAACGATCTGGTTAGAGGTGTCTCTGGTGGTGAGCGGAAGAGAGTCTCCATTGCGGAGGTTACCATCTGTGGGTCGAAATTTCAATGTTGGGATAACGCCACGAGAGGGTTGGACTCTGCGACTGCGTTGGAGTTCATTCGTGCTTTGAAGACCCAGGCTACCATCTTGAACGCAGCAGCTACAGTGGCCATCTACCAATGTTCGCAGGACTCATACGAACTTTTCGACAAAGTATGTGTGCTCGATGAGGGGTACCAAATCTTCTACGGTAGAGGCGACAAAGCCAAGgaatttttccaaagaatgGGGTACGTCTGCCCAAGTAGACAGACAACCGCAGATTTCTTGACCTCCGTGACAAGTCCCGCGGAAAGAATTGTCAACCAAGAATACATCGAAAAGGGTATTGATGTCCCACAGACTCCAAAGGCCATGTACGAATACTGGCTAAACTCCCCTGAACACAAACAGTTGGAGGACGAGATCGACCAGAAGTTGAGTGGGAGCGACGATAGCGCACGTGAAGTCATGAAGGAGGCACACATCGCCAAGCAATCCAAGAGAGCTAGACCTGGCTCCCCATACACGGTAAGCTACGGTTTGCAAGTCAAGTACTTACTCACGAGGAATTTCTGGAGAATACGGAATAGCTCAGGTGTGTCGCTGTTTATGATCCTCGGTAACTCCTCAATGGCCCTCATTTTGGGTTCCATGTTCTACAAAGTCATGAAAAAGGGCGGTACAGGTTCTTTCTACTTCCGTGGTGCCGCCATGTTCTTCGCCCTGTTATTCAATGCATTCTCCTGTCTACTGGAAATTTTCTCCCTGTTCGAGGCTAGACCCATCACAGAGAAACACAACACATACTCCCTGTACCACCCTAGTGCAGACGCCGTCGCTTCTATTCTTTCCGAGATCCCCACCAAAATGATTATCGCTGTCTGCTTCAACATCATTTTTTACTTCCTGGTTGACTTCAGAAGGAATGGTggtgttttcttcttctaccTCCTGATCAATGTCGTCGCTGTGTTTGCTATGTCCCATCTGTTCCGATTCGTCGGGTCCATCACCAAAACGTTATCTGAAGCCATGGTCCCCGCCTCTATATTACTGCTAGGCATGGCCATGTTCAGTGGGTTTGCTCTACCAAAGACGAAGATGCTAGGGTGGTCCAAATGGATTTGGTACATCAACCCATTATCCTACTTGTTCGAATCGCTAATGATCAACGAATTCCATGACGTGAGGTATCCTTGCTCTCAATACATTCCTGCTGGACCTGCCTATGTCAATGCAACTGGTACTGATAGAATATGTGCTTCTCGGGGTGCAATCCCAGGGAACGACTACATCCTCGGTGACGATTTCATTAACATCAGTTACGACTACTGGCACTCTCACAAGTGGAGAGGTTTCGGTATTGGGATGGCTTATGCGATTTTCTTCCTGATGGCATACATGTTCGTGTGTGAGTTCAACGAAGGTGCTAAACAGAAGGGTGAGATCTTGGTGTTCCCATCGGCCATtgtcaagaagatgaagaaagaaggtcaattgaagaaaaggacCGACCCTAACGATTTGGAAGCTGCTAGTGACTCAAGTGTGACTGACCAAAAGATGCTAAGGGATTCTGAGTCGTCTTCGGAAAACGATTCCGAAGGTGGCGTCGGATTGTCCAGATCAGAAGCTATTTTCCACTGGAGAGACTTGTGTTACGATGTCCAGATCAAGGATGAGACCAGAAGAATTCTGAACAACGTCGATGGTTGGGTGAAACCCGGTACGCTAACTGCTTTGATGGGTTCCtctggtgctggtaagACAACCTTGCTGGATTGTTTGGCTGAAAGAGTCACGATGGGTGTCATCACTGGtgatatttttgttgaTGGTTTGCCAAGAAATGAATCTTTCCCAAGGTCTATCGGTTATTGTCAACAACAGGATTTGCATTTGAAAACTTCCACTGTGAGAGAGTCGCTAAGGTTTTCCGCCTACCTACGTCAACCCAAGGAGGTTTCCGTTGAGGAAAAGAACGCATACGTCGAAGAAATCATCAAAATTCTGGAAATGGAAAAGTACGCAGATGCCATTGTCGGTGTTGCTGGTGAAGGTTTGAATGTTGAACAGAGAAAGAGATTGACTATTGGTGTTGAACTAGCTGCTAAACCAAAACTACTGGTGTTCCTTGATGAGCCAACTTCCGGTTTAGACTCTCAAACTGCATGGGCTATCTGTCAACTGATGAAGAAGCTTTGTAAACACGGTCAAGCCATTTTGTGTACCATCCATCAACCTTCTGCTATTTTGATGCAGGAGTTTGATCGTCTGCTATTCATGCAAAAGGGTGGTAAAACTGTGTATTTTGGTGAATTAGGTGAAGGGTGTCAAACTATGATCGACTACTTTGAATCCCATGGTGCCCATGAGTGTCCTGCTGACGCGAACCCTGCTGAATGGATGTTGGAAATTGTCGGTGCCGCCCCAGGTTCGCATGCTAACCAAGACTACTATGAAGTATGGAGAAACTCTGAAGAATACAAGGCTGTACATGCGGAACTTGATCGGTTGGAGAGAGATCTGCCTTCGAAGAGTTCTAATAACGAGGCAGTAGGCAGCGAGTTTGCTACAGGTATCTTCTACCAAACCAAGCTGGTTAGTGTGCGTCTGTTCTATCAATACTGGAGATCCCCTGAGTATTTGTGGTCCAAGTTCTTTTTGACTATCTTCGACGAGTTGTTCATTGgtttcactttcttcaaggcTGGTACATCGCTACAAGGTTTACAGAACCAAATGTTGTCCATTTTCATGTTCTGTGTTATCTTCAATCCACTGCTGCAACAATATCTACCACTGTTTGTGCAACAGAGAGATCTTTACGAGGCCAGAGAGcgtccttcaagaacattTTCCTGGATTTCGTTTATGAGTGCTCAAATTATTGTTGAACTTCCATGGAACATTTTGGCTGGTACTTTGGCATTCCTGATCTACTACTACCCTGTCGGTTTCTACAGTAACGCCTCATTGGCCAACCAACTACATGAAAGAGGCGCCTTGTTCTGGTTATTATCCTGTGCTTTTTACGTCTATGTCGGCTCCACTGCTTTGATCGCGGTTTCCTTCAACGAGATTGCCGAGAATGCTGCTAATTTGGCCAGTTTGTGTTTCACCATGGCCTTGTCTTTCTGTGGTGTTATGGCCACTCCTGATGCTATGCCAAGGTTCTGGATTTTCATGTACAGAGTGTCGCCGCTGACTTACTTGATTGATGCCTTACTGTCTGTCGGTGTCGCCAACGTCCCAATCAAATGTGACAAGGAGGAGCTATTGCAATTTACACCTGCGAACGGCATGACCTGTGGAGAATACGTTGCTCCTTATTTGGAATTGGCAAAGACTGGTTACTTAATCAGTGAGGATGCAACTGATAAGTGTGAATTCTGTCAATTTTCGTCGACGAATGATTTCTTGAAAACGGTGAGCTCTTCATACAGCCTCAGGTGGAGAAACTTCGGTATCTTCATTTGCTTTATCGCGTTCAACTACATCGGTGCCCTTGTCTTCTACTACTGGGCAAGAGTTCCAAAGAAGTCAaagatgaagaaggagaaggactCCAAATAA
- the KNAG0B03880 gene encoding uncharacterized protein produces the protein MFRALSSNFESERCMLWEGQCQSVACAGDSGTQLGTNISFFPKCRECGCVVRCLFGGGERGKKSRCRRRRRGRLVPRDARGIPRWCGPPRFRGTECGEARGDSLLLLLSRLNDSLSWDRGDHVVGSWKAFSTVCSAGARQDIVVLEPENRASLRSHRS, from the coding sequence ATGTTCCGGGCCCTCTCTTCCAACTTTGAGTCAGAGAGATGTATGCTATGGGAGGGACAATGCCAGTCAGTAGCTTGTGCTGGCGATAGCGGGACACAATTGGGCACAaacatttctttttttccgAAGTGCAGGGAATGTGGGTGTGTTGTGCGGTGTTTGtttggggggggggaaAGAGGCAAAAAGAGCAGGTGCCgcagaaggagaagaggGCGACTCGTTCCGCGGGATGCGAGAGGGATCCCGCGCTGGTGTGGGCCTCCGCGGTTCCGCGGAACGGAGTGCGGGGAGGCGCGCGGTGActcgttgctgttgttgttgtcgagGCTAAACGACTCTCTCTCTTGGGACCGTGGGGACCACGTAGTAGGAAGCTGGAAAGCCTTCTCGACGGTCTGTTCAGCGGGGGCAAGACAAGATATTGTAGTGTTGGAACCGGAGAACAGGGCGAGCCTCCGCTCACATCGCAGTTGA
- the KNAG0B03890 gene encoding uncharacterized protein (Ty like retrotransposon) codes for MIGTVRNQFEVNVLAFQVNRGSEFTNNALRDYLSEEGNHTYYTSVADHQSNGVAERLNLTLLNDCRTLLKTTKLPYHLWFHAVQFATLQRNSVYNDSIRASARAKAGLPGIDVKTIPTFGQPAIAHFTKIHNKLRYRGEQGFALTPSSASYDYIIYLQSKGTVIDTTHYAVIRLSVKIDPNEEYDNSIFNSIITKLTDASANTDYYKFDHVIDRPDAATELTEVPNTPQPSSDNEQPLKVIDLSPASPDIDPNTGSSLPVYALYRRAT; via the coding sequence ATGATAGGAACAGTTCGCAACCAATTTGAGGTAAATGTATTGGCCTTCCAAGTTAACAGAGGTAGTGAATTTACAAACAACGCTCTCCGTGATTATCTTTcagaagaaggaaatcATACCTACTACACCTCCGTTGCGGATCACCAATCAAATGGAGTGGCCGAACGTTTGAACCTGACACTGTTAAATGATTGTCGAACCCTACTGAAAACAACAAAGCTACCTTATCACCTGTGGTTTCATGCGGTCCAGTTTGCTACACTACAACGTAATTCAGTGTACAACGACTCAATCCGGGCCTCTGCACGTGCCAAGGCTGGTCTCCCCGGAATCGACGTCAAAACCATTCCCACCTTTGGTCAACCCGCTATCGCTCACTTCACAAAGATTCACAATAAACTGCGGTACCGCGGTGAACAGGGCTTTGCTCTGACTCCATCTTCAGCCTCGTATGATTACATTATCTATCTTCAATCTAAAGGCACTGTAATTGACACTACTCATTACGCTGTAATTAGACTGTCTGTCAAAATTGATCCCAATGAAGAATATGACAACAGCATATTCAATTCCATAATCACGAAATTAACAGATGCCTCCGCAAACACTGACTATTACAAATTTGACCATGTTATCGACCGACCAGACGCTGCTACGGAACTAACAGAGGTGCCTAATACTCCTCAACCAAGTTCTGACAATGAACAACCACTTAAGGTGATAGACTTGTCCCCCGCTTCCCCTGATATTGACCCGAACACCGGAAGCTCTTTACCCGTATACGCATTATATAGAAGAGCTACATAA